The segment TGCCACGCGCCAGCACGTCACCCTGCCCTTCGGGCGCGTTCAGCTTCACGATCGCCTGCTGGATGATATGCACCGACTGGCGCATCTCTTCCATGCGGCAGAGGTAGCGGTCAAAACAGTCGCCGTTTTTGCCAACCGGAATTTCAAATTCGAATTCGTCATAACATTCATAGGGTTGCGCGCGGCGCAGATCCCACGCAAGGCCGGAACCGCGCACCATCACACCGGAGAACCCGTAGTTCAGTATGTCTTCTTCGCTGACGATGCCGATGTCGACGTTGCGCTGTTTGAAAATCCGGTTCTCGGTCAGCAGTTCGTCGATGTCGACCATGAATTTGGTCATGAACTGTTCGGACCACGCCTGAATATCGTCCAGCAAACCCGCTGGCAGATCCTGATGCACCCCGCCGGGGCGGAAATAGGCTGCGTGCAGACGGGCACCGCAGACGCGTTCGTAGAACACCATCAGTTGCTCGCGCTCTTCAAAGCCCCAAAGCGGTGGGGTCAGCGCGCCAACGTCGAGCGCCTGTGTTGTGACGTTCAGCAAGTGGTTAAGAACACGGCCGATTTCGCAGAACAACACGCGGATCAGGCTGGCGCGACGTGGCACAACCGTGTCGGTCAATTTTTCAATGGCCAGACACCAGGCGTGCTCCTGATTCATCGGGGCCACATAATCCAGCCGATCGAAATACGGCAGGTTTTGCAGGTAGGTCCGGCTTTCCATCAGCTTTTCAGTGCCACGGTGCAGCAGACCGATATGCGGGTCGCAGCGCTCTACGATCTCGCCGTCGAGCTCAAGCACCAGACGCAAAACACCATGCGCCGCAGGGTGTTGCGGGCCAAAGTTGATGTTGAAGTTGCGGATCTTCTGTTCACCTGTGACAGCATCGGTCGACCCGTCGCTATAGGTGTTTGTGCGAATATCGCCGTCCATCATTTCCGCCCCTTCAACTGCTTGTCAATCGGCCGCTCTTCATCCGCACGCACACGCACGGGCTGCGCCTGACGCTGACCGAACAGCTTGGCTATCATCTCTTCAAGAAGATCAATCACAGCTTCTCCAATTCTTGCAGCTTCATGCCCATCCACCACAGCAAGGCCACAGGGCCGAGTGGGATCAGACAGACCGCTGCCCAGTATTTGTTGATACCGAAATGCGGCAACAGTTTCAGCATGGGGATCGCTGTCAGCGCGGACATTACAAGCCACCAAATGCCGCCCATTACTTGGCACCTTCTGCTTTGTCATCGCCCGGCAGGATGTATTCCGCACCCTCCCACGGTGACATAAAGTCGAACTGGCGGTATTCCTGCACCAGCGATACCGGTTCATAAACCACGCGTTTTTGTGCCTCGTCATAGCGCACTTCGGTATAGCCCGTCGTCGGGAAATCCTTGCGCAATGGGAAGCCGCGGAAACCATAATCGGTCAGGATGCGGCGCAGATCGGGATGCCCTGAAAACAGGATGCCGAACATGTCGAAAATCTCGCGTTCGAACCAGTTGGCCGACGGATGCACATCGACGAGCGAGGGCACCATATCCTTTTCGCGCACCGCAACCCGCAAGCGGATGCGGTGGTTCTGGTACATGCTCAGCAGGTGATACACCACGTCAAAGCGTTTCGCCCGCCCGGTGTAATCCACCGCCGTGATGTCCACGAGGGTAGAGAAACGGCAGGTCGGATCGCCCTTCAGGAAATCCACCAGACCGGTGATGTTGCCCAGCGTGACGTTCACGTTCAGCTCGCCCTTGGTCACATCCCATGACAGCACACAATCGGGGCGTTTCGCCTCGATATAGGCACCCAGTTCGTTCAGCGCGTCACTCATCGTACGATCGTCCCTGTCCGGCGCATCTTCTTCTGCAATTGCAGGATGCCATACAACAACGCCTCTGCCGTGGGCGGGCAGCCGGGCACGTAGATGTCAACCGGTACGATCCGGTCACAGCCCCGTACGACGCTGTAGGAATAGTGATAATATCCGCCGCCATTCGCGCAGGACCCCATAGAAATCACATAGCGCGGTTCGGGCATCTGGTCGTAAACCTTGCGCAGGGCCGGTGCCATTTTATTGGTCAGCGTGCCGGCCACGATCATCAGGTCCGACTGGCGCGGGGAAGCACGTGGCGCCGTCCCGAAACGTTCAAGGTCATAGCGCGGCATGGAGGTGTGCATCATTTCGACCGCACAGCAGGCCAACCCGAAGGTCATCCAGTGCAGTGAACCGGTGCGCGCCCAGTTGATGACATCCGCCGAAGACGTGACCAGAAAACCCTTGTCCTGCAAGGCTGCGTTCAGCTCTTGCGTGGCGTGATCCTTATCGACGCCGGCCTTATAGCCGCCCGCCAATCCTGCGTCCGTTACTGCCATTCCAGCGCCCCCTTCTTCCACTCGTATGCAAAGCCTGCGGTCAGCACGCCAAGGAACACCATCATCGACCAGAACCCGACCATAGAGATGTCTTTAAACGCGACAGCCCAAGGGAAAAGGAAGGCGATTTCGAGGTCGAAAATAATGAATAGAATTGACACCAAGTAGAAGCGCACATCGAATTTCATCCGCGCATCGTCAAATGCGTTAAATCCGCATTCGTAAGCAGACACTTTTTCAGGGTCTGGATTGCGCACCGCCAAAACCACGGCAGCAAGGATCAGGACAAGGCCCAAACCGATGGCAACAGCCAGAAAAACAAGGATAGGCAGGTATTCCCGCAGCATATCGTCCAAGGGAGGCTCCTTTTGGGGCTAGGCCACTCTTGAGGCATTCGAGCAGCTGGCAACAGACTTGAAATCGGGTCTACCCCGTGCTGCGGCAAGGGTCAACGGGATCAGGGTGAGGAAATGGGTCGCATCTGTCCGCCAAAGGGCGGAACAGATGCCCCGAGCAATCAGGGGCGCGGTGCCCTTGCAGTCGCGTCACAAACCGCATCGGGATTTTCCGATGAACAGCCTGTTTCCGCCTTCAGGCAGGCAAGAATCGCGTTCGAGCCCGGGGCCCCTGCATGGTAGTGATATCCGACACCTTCCGATACGTGCCCGTTGCACTTATCCAGATCGGTCGGGGTCGTCCCGTCCACCAGCGTATGGGAAAGGATGTCATAGCCGTCCATCGCAATCCCGATATGCACGGCATCCTCGCCGTCTGCCACAGCGCCGCCCAGACAATCGGTCACCGCGTGGTAGTGATATCCCACATGTGTGTTCACATGGCCTCCGCAATCGTCGAAGGGCGCAATGGTATGCGCATCCAGAATCGCATCAACCGGCGCAGGTCCGTCCAATCTGATCCCGTTGCGCGCAATCCCCGAACCGGATCGTGCGCTATTGGTCAGCCACGAATCCTGAGGCTCAAGCGGAATCACGTAGGTCATGGAGGCATCCTCGGCCATATATTCAGGCAAGCATTGCACACAGTAGTTGTTGTATTCGGGATCAACATCCGGCCGTGCAGCAGCTTCGCAGGCCGCTTTGGTGTCTGTCACGCGCACGTCACCCGTTGCCGGATCAAAAAGCTGCCAATCCTCATCGTCGAACAGCGTGGGCAGGTTGGTGATAAAGGCACCGTCGACATCCAGAACCTCACCGTCTTTGAGCCAGATACCGCCTTTCTCAGCGCCATCTGTCACCGACGTCGGACACCAAGGGCCGGGCGTATAGTCTTTTGGCTCTGCTTTGACGGTGATGGAAAAACACTCCGTCTCTGTGCCCCGCGACAAGGTACATGGCACCAAAGTCGGTCCGTTGAGGACGTTTGCATCTTCAAAGAAATGCGCAATCTGGTGCAGCCTGTCACCGCCCGCATCAGCGTAAAGCGGCGAAGCAAGGCAAAGAACCATGGGGAGCAGGGAAAAGTGTTTCATCGGGTTTCCATTTTGTCGGGATGATAATCGATGTAGCGTTACAACCGTTAAACGGATGACGCTGGTTTTTCCGTCGCTCCTCAATTTTATTTTTCCCAATATTTTTGCAATTGGTCTCCGGGAAACTTCATAAGTGGCACATCACCGCTTATTCTCAAACCATCCAAGCCGCCTTACGCTTGTCAAAAAACGCACCGATTCCCTCGGCCGCCTCTTCTGTCTCCCAGCGCGCAGAAAGCGCCGCGATCGACATCGCCACAGCTTCGTCCGTCGCAGCACCGCCCAGATCAAGCGCCAGCTTTTTTGCCGCAGCCACTGCCCCCGGCGCGCAACTCAGATAAGGCACGACTTCGGCCTCCACCGCAGCGTCCAGATCATCCGCCGGAACAGCGCGCGCCAGCAAGCCCAGCTCCACCGCCTCGAACGCCCCAAACAACCGCCCCGACATAAAGACACGCCGCGCACTCCCCTCGCCCATACGCGCGATGACGTAAGGCCCGATGGTCGCCGGAATGATCCCCAGCCGTGTTTCGGTCAATCCCATCTTGAGGCTGTCGACACCGATCGCCACGTCACAGACCGACGCCATACCGACGCCCCCGCCAAAGGCATTGCCCTGCACCTTACCGATAAGCGGTTTCGGCAATGTATTGAGCGCCCCAAGCATCGTCGCGAGCTTGCCCGTTTCTTTGCTGCGCGTGTCCGCATCCATATCGCGCTGATCGCGCATCCAGCCCAGATCACCGCCCGCGCAGAACGACTTGCCCGCACCGGTCAGCACCACAACACGCACCCGCTCATCTGCCCCGAGATCTGCTGCGGCCTGCGTCAGCTCAGCCAGCATCTGCGCCGACATGGCGTTGTGCTTGTCTTCCCGCGCCAGGGTCAGCGTGGCCACACCGCGCGCATCGGTTTCGATCTTGATCGTCTCGAACATCATTCGCCTCGCATTGCCCGCGCCATTTCTGCGGCCTTTTCCAACACGGCCTGATCCAAACCTGTTTCATATCCCAAAGCCGTCAGATGCGCATTCACCGCCTCTGTCGCGACATTCCCCGCAGCACCCGGCGCATAGGGGCATCCGCCCAACCCGCCAACGGCCGCATCAAATACCCGCAACCCCAGCGACAAGGACGCATCGATGTTGGCCATCGCGCGACCGTGTGTGTCGTGATAATGGCCCGCAAGCCGCCCTGCCGGCACCACATCGCGCACCGCCAGCAGCATCCGTGCGATGCTATCCGGTGTCCCTGCCCCGATGGTGTCGCCCAGCGAAATTTCGTAACATCCCATTGCGAACAACTTATCCGCCACTTCGGCCACCGCCGCAGGGGCCACCGCCCCGTCATAGGGACACTCCACCACACAGGAGACATACCCGCGTACCGGAATATCGCGGTGGCGCGCATCCTCAAGCACAGGTGCGAAACGCTCCAGACTTTCCGCAATGCTTGCGTTGATGTTTTTCTGACTGAACCCTTCGGATGCCGATCCAAAAACCGCAATCTCGTCAACCTGCGCCTCAAGCGCAGCCTCGTAGCCCTTCATGTTCGGTGTCAGCGCCGCATAGCGCACCCCGTCAACCCGTTTGATCGCGGCCATCACCTCGCCCGAGCCTGCCATCTGGGGCACCCATTTGGGGCTGACGAAGCTGGCGCATTCAATCCGCCGGAACCCCGCCTGCGACAGTTTGTCGATCAAGGCGACCTTTTCAGCCACAGGAATTTCCCGCGCTTCATTCTGCAGCCCGTCGCGCGGCCCCACTTCGAAAATCTCACATGGTCCCAAAGACATCGCACATTCCCCCTATTGAGCTGTCTGAAATCACCCTTGCACGATCCGCGCCTCAGTCCAAAGGCCAAGGTTCGTAAAAATCCTTTTCGTAGATCCCGTCTCCGATCGGCAGGGCATCCTTAAAGCTCTGCCGCTCCGTAATCCGCTCATACCATTCCGCCACCGCAGGGTGGTTATCGAGCGTTACAAAGAACCGCGACATGTACACGGCCTGCCCGCAGGAAATATCCGCCGCCGAAAATCCGCTGGTCAGCAGATAGTCGCGGTTTTCTACCGGCGTGCTCAACCGCGCCTCAAGCGCGTCATAGCATTTGGCGACCCGCGCCGCCTCAAGCTTCATCACAATCGGACTGCGCATCGAATCCTCGCGCAGGGCCACATGCTGTTGGGTCAATGCCGCTGTATGCTGGCTGATGGTTTCCGCAAAATGCACCCAGACAAGCCACGCCATCCGGTCCATGCTGGTCACAGACCGCCCCATCCGGTCCGGTGAGAAACGCTCGCACAGATATTCGGTGATGGCACCTGTCTCGAACATGCGCTCTCCGTCGATCTCCAACGCAGGGACGCGGCCTGCGGGCGACAGGCTCAGATAAGCCGGATCACGCAGTGAGCGGTCAAAGGCATAGACGCGGACCTGAAATTCAACGTCCAACTCGTTGAGCAACCAAAGGGTCCGCATGGAGCGCGTTTGCGGGCAATGATGCAATGTAATCATGCCGCTTCCTCCGCTTCCGCTTCAAGGCGGACAAGGGCTGCCCCCGCCTCTACCTGATCGCCCTCGGTGGCCAGCACCTCTGCCACGACCCCGTCCCGCGCAGCCAACAACGCATGCTCCATCTTCATCGCTTCCAGCACGGCCAGCCGGTCCCCTTTTGCCACCGCTTGGCCGACTTTGGCATCCACCGTGCGCACAAGACCGGGCATCGGGGCCTCGACCAGATTACCGTCACCCTGCGCGCCGCTTGCGCGGGCCAGCGGATCAATGACGTCAAAGGCCATACCGTAGCCCTCGAACACCGTAACAACGCCGCCCGCGACCGCGACATCCGCCGCCGATTGCCCGTCGATGATCCATTGCGCGCCGCGCCGCGTGGCCACAACTTCCGTCTCGCCGATGCTCCAGACCTGCTGGTCCTGTCCCATGATGCGCACCTTCAACAGATGTTCTTCGCCGCCCCAAGCCAGCGTGACCGACCGCCGCAGCGCCCGCCACAGGGTAAAGCCAGTGTCGGCTTTCACCTCCAGCACGCCAAGCGCCGCCATGCCCGCCAGCGCCACATGCCGCGGCTCGACCGCTGGCACAGAGGTCAACGCATCGATATCGCGGGCAATCAGGCCTGTATCCACATCGCCCTTACCGAACCCTTCGTGCCCGGCAAGCGCGCCAAGAAAAGCAAGGTTCGTGACCGTGCCACCCACCTGACACCCGCTTAGGGCCGCGCGCAATCTGGCCAACGCCACATCCCGCGTGGGGCCATGGACGATCACCTTGGCGATCATCGGGTCGTAAAACGGGCTGATGGTATCGCCTGCCCGCACCCCCGAATCCGCACGCGTTTGCGGCGTAAACGCCAGATGCGTCAGCGTTCCCGTCGCAGGGAGGAAGCCTGCAGGCACATCTTCGGCATAAAGCCGCGCCTCGAACGCATGACCATTGATGGATAGATCCTCTTGCGCTGCGGGCAAAGCCTCTCCCGCCGCCACACGCAGCTGCCATTCTACCAGATCAACGCCGGTGATCAGTTCTGTGACAGGGTGTTCAACCTGCAAGCGCGTGTTCATTTCCATGAAAAAGAACCCGTCCGCGCTTAGCCCGTCCGATCCATCCACGATAAATTCAACCGTGCCAGCCCCGGCATAGCCGATCGCTTCCGCGGCCTTCACTGCTGCATCCCCCATCGCATCCCGCATCTTTTGTGTCATGCCGGGGGCTGGAGCTTCTTCGATCACCTTTTGATGACGGCGTTGCAACGAACAATCACGTTCAAACAAATGCACGGCTTTGGAGCCATCGCCAAAGACCTGCACTTCGATGTGGCGCGGTTTGGCCACGAATTTCTCGACCAGCACATCTGCATTCCCGAACGCCGTTTTCGCCTCGGACCGTGCCGAATCGAGCGCCGCCTGAAACCCTTTGGCCTCCTCAACAAGGCGCATCCCCTTGCCGCCGCCCCCTGCAACCGCCTTGATCAATACCGGATAGCCGATCTTGCCCGCTTCTTCCGCCAAAAGCGCATCATCCTGATCCGCGCCGTGATAGCCCGGCACAACCGGCACACCCGCCTTTATCATCAGCGCTTTGGCTGCGTCTTTCAGGCCCATGGCGCGGATGGCCGATGCAGACGGACCGATAAACACCAGTCCCGCCGCCTCGACCGCTTCGACGAAATCAGGGTTCTCCGACAGGAAGCCGTAGCCCGGATGAATGGCCTGCGCGCCACTCTCAAGTGCCGCTTGAATAATCACATCCCCGCGCAGGTAACTCTCGCTCGGAGCGGACCCGCCGATGTGAATTGCCGCATCGGCCATCGCCACATGCTTGGCCCCTGCATCCGCATCCGAATAGACCGCCACACAACGCACGCCCAAGCCTTGCGCCGTTTCCATGACCCGACAGGCAATCTCGCCCCGGTTCGCAATCAGGATTGTATCAAACATGGACACCCAAACCTCTCATCTTTCAATTTCATCTTGCCCCTAAGCTCCTTAGGTCCGCAGGCAGAGCCTCCGAAATATCCCGCCATCAGCCCAAAGCCATCACATGCGGAACACGCCAAACTTCGTTTCTTCAATCGGCGCGTTCAAAGATGCAGACAGGCTCAGGCTCAGCACATCACGGCTTTTGCGCGGATCAATGATCCCGTCATCCCAAAGCCTTGCACTGGCATAAAGCGGATGCGACTGCTCCTCGAACATATCGATCGTCGGCTGCTTGAATTTCGCTTCTTCTTCTGCGGACCAGGTATCGCCCGCCCGTTCGATTGCATCACGCTTGACCGTCGCCAGAACGCCCGCCGCCTGTGGCCCGCCCATCACGGAAATCCGGCTGTTGGGCCATGTCCACAAGAACCTTGGACGGTAGGCCCGCCCCGCCATGCCGTAGTTACCTGCCCCGAAAGAGCCACCCACCAGCATGGTGATTTTCGGCACGTTGGTAGAGGCCACAGCCGTCACCATCTTGGCCCCGTGCCGCGCGATCCCTTCGTTTTCGTACTTCCGGCCCACCATAAAGCCGGTGATATTTTGCAAGAACACCAAGGGGATATTGCGCTGCGAACAAAGCTCGACAAAATGCGCACCCTTCTGGGCGGCTTCTGAAAATAGCACGCCGTTGTTGCCGATGATGCCGACCGGACAGCCCTTCACATGGGCAAAGCCCGTCACCAAAGTCTCACCAAACCGCGCCTTGAATTCGTCAAACCGCGAGCCGTCGACCAAACGCGCGATCACCTCGCGTATATCATAAGGCGTGCGCAAATCCGCTGGCACAACGCCCAGCAATTCAGCGGGATCATAGGCAGGTTCTTCGGGTGTTTCCCACTGCACCGTCGCCGGCTTTGCGCGGTTCAATTGACCCACGGCCCGCCGTGCCAGTGCAAGCGCGTGGCCGTCATCCTCGGCCAGATAATCCGCAACGCCGCTCAACCGTGCGTGCACATCGCCGCCGCCCAGATCCTCGGCTGACACAACCTCGCCCGTCGCCGCTTTGACGAGCGGGGGACCCGCAAGGAAAATCGTGCCCTGCTCTTTTACGATGATCGTCACGTCCGACATCGCCGGTACATAAGCGCCGCCTGCAGTGCATGATCCCATAACCACCGCGATTTGCGGAATGCCTTTGGCGCTCATCCGCGCCTGATTATAGAAAATCGCGCCAAAGTGGTCGCGATCAGGAAACACCTCGTCCTGCTGCGGCAGGTTCGCACCGCCAGAGTCTACCAGATAGACGCATGGCAGATGATTGGCTTCGGCAATCTCTTGGGCGCGCAGGTGCTTTTTCACCGTCATCGGGAAATAGGTGCCGCCCTTCACCGTAGCATCGTTGCACACGACCATGACTTCCTGTCCCTGCACGCGTCCGATCCCGGCGATGACGCCAGCGCAGGGGGCGGCGTTGTCGTACAAGCCGTGCGCTGCGGTGGCACCGACTTCCAGAAACGGTGATCCGGGATCAAGCAGGTTCGCAACCCGCTCACGCGGTAGCATCTTGCCACGGCTTTCATGGCGCGCGCGGGACTTCTCGCCACCGCCTAAAGCGGCAGCTTCCGCTGCTTCCTGCACAACCGCAAGCGCATCCAGATGCGCCGCCTCATTCGCTTTGTAGGCTTCCGACGAAGGCAATGCCTGTGATGTTAACTTCATGTTACCTTCTCCAATTCCAGCGCCGCGCGGCGCTTCAATTCTTTACGGATCACTTTGCCTGTTACCGTCATCGGCAACGCATCCAGAAACTCAATTTCTCTTGGGTATGAATAGCTTGCCAGCCGTTCCTTAACCCATGCCTGAAGCGCATCCGCCGTCACATCCGACCCCGCTTTGCGCACCACATAGGCTTTGACCACCTCTGTGCGCAGCGTGTCGGGTTTGCCGACAACACCGCAGGTTGCAACCCCCTCGTGCGTCAGCAAACAATCCTCAATCTCGGCCGGACCAATTCGGTATCCAGCTGATGTAATCACGTCATCCTCGCGCCCGACAAAGCGCAGATAGTCGCCTTCCCAGATGCCGCGGTCACCGGTCAGCATCCAGTCGCCGCGATACTTCTCTGCGGTTGCGTCAGGCCGGTTCCAGTAGCGCAACATCATGGAGGCCGAGCCGCGCTGCACTGCAATGTCCCCCTCGCCGTCACTTTCCTGCCCCTGCGCATCAAGCACGGCCAGACGATGGCCCGCAACCGGTTTGCCGATCGCGCCTGCACGCGCCTTGAACGCAGCACCGCAGGAAGAAACGATCATGTTACACTCGGTCTGGCCGTAGAATTCATTGATTTCCAACCCAAAGGCCTGCCGCCCCCAGCCAAGCATCTCCGCCCCCAAAGGCTCACCCCCGCTGGCAACAGAGCGCAACCCGCCCACTGTGACATCTGCCGCCTTTAACATCCGCAGGGCCGTGGGCGGGAAGAACACATTGCGCACGCCGCCGCGTTTGATCACATCACAGCATCCCTCCGGCGTAAACTTTGGCATCCGCGCCGCGACCACAGGCACGCCCAGGGCCAGCGCCGGCATCGCCACATCAAACAGCCCGCCAATCCACGCCCAATCCGCAGGCGTCCACAGGCAATCCCCCTGCTGGCCCAAGTAATCATGGCTCAACGACACACCGGGCAGATGACCTGTCAACACCCGGTGGCCATGCAACGCGCCTTTCGGGCGGCCGGTGGTGCCAGAGGTATAAATCAGGACGGCAGGATCGTCCGGTCCGGTATCCGCGACAGGAACCTCAGCGCCTTGCACGCCGACCCCGTCAACCAGCCAAGGCTCTGCAAGGTCCCCTAGCAAACCCGCGCCCTCCGCGTCCGTTAAAACCAACGCGCAACCGGCATCCGACACCCGCGATGATAGCGCGTCGCGCTTGAAGAGCTTGAACAAAGGCACTGAAATTGCACCGATTTTCCAGATCGCCAGATGCGCCGCAGCGCACCACGGTGATTGCGACAGCAACACCCCGACACGCTCGCCCGCTTCCACACGCGTCAGCAATGCGCGCGCCAGACCATCCACCATCTGCGCCAGCTCACCGTAACTAACGTCACGCCGGCCCTCACCCGTTAGATCAATGATCGCGGTTTGCGCTAATGGCTGCGCCAAACACTGCGCGGCCATGTTCAGCCGCGCCGGAATGTCCCAACTGCCATCTGCACAGAGCCCCGGCAACTGCATGGTTTATCCCATCGCCGCCATCATTTCACGTCCGACCAGCATGCGGCGGATTTCCGATGTGCCTGCGCCGATCTCCATCAGCTTGGCGTCGCGGAAAATACGGCCCACAGGGTTGTCGCTGAGATATCCTGCGCCGCCCATGGCCTGTACCGCCTGATGCGCCTGCACCATCGCCTGCTCCGAGGCATACAGGCAGCACGCAGCTGCGTCCTGACGGGTCACATCGCCACGATCACAAGCCTTGGCGACCTCGTAAACATAGGCACGCGCCGAATTCATCGCTGTATACATATCGGCCATCTTGCCCTGCATCAGCTGGAAATTCCCGATGGGCTGACCGAACTGCTTGCGTTCCGCCATATAGGGCATGATCTCGTCCAGACAGTTGGCCATAATGCCAAGGCCGATACCGGCCAGCACCACACGTTCATAATCAAGCCCTGACATCAGCACTCGCACGCCGCGCCCCTCTTCGCCCAAGACATTCTCGAACGGCACTTCGACATCATCAAAGATCAGCTCGGCGGTGTTTGATCCGCGCATACCCAACTTGTCGAAATGGGGACTGGTGCTGAACCCCTTCATGTCCTTATCGATCAGAAAGGCCGTGA is part of the Sulfitobacter geojensis genome and harbors:
- a CDS encoding NADH-quinone oxidoreductase subunit D, producing MMDGDIRTNTYSDGSTDAVTGEQKIRNFNINFGPQHPAAHGVLRLVLELDGEIVERCDPHIGLLHRGTEKLMESRTYLQNLPYFDRLDYVAPMNQEHAWCLAIEKLTDTVVPRRASLIRVLFCEIGRVLNHLLNVTTQALDVGALTPPLWGFEEREQLMVFYERVCGARLHAAYFRPGGVHQDLPAGLLDDIQAWSEQFMTKFMVDIDELLTENRIFKQRNVDIGIVSEEDILNYGFSGVMVRGSGLAWDLRRAQPYECYDEFEFEIPVGKNGDCFDRYLCRMEEMRQSVHIIQQAIVKLNAPEGQGDVLARGKITPPSRTAMKTDMESLIHHFKLYTEGFHVPEGEVYCAVEAPKGEFGVYLVADGSNKPYRCKIRAPGFLHLQAMDHVSKGHQLADVAAIIGTMDVVFGEIDR
- a CDS encoding NADH-quinone oxidoreductase subunit C, giving the protein MSDALNELGAYIEAKRPDCVLSWDVTKGELNVNVTLGNITGLVDFLKGDPTCRFSTLVDITAVDYTGRAKRFDVVYHLLSMYQNHRIRLRVAVREKDMVPSLVDVHPSANWFEREIFDMFGILFSGHPDLRRILTDYGFRGFPLRKDFPTTGYTEVRYDEAQKRVVYEPVSLVQEYRQFDFMSPWEGAEYILPGDDKAEGAK
- a CDS encoding NuoB/complex I 20 kDa subunit family protein, whose protein sequence is MAVTDAGLAGGYKAGVDKDHATQELNAALQDKGFLVTSSADVINWARTGSLHWMTFGLACCAVEMMHTSMPRYDLERFGTAPRASPRQSDLMIVAGTLTNKMAPALRKVYDQMPEPRYVISMGSCANGGGYYHYSYSVVRGCDRIVPVDIYVPGCPPTAEALLYGILQLQKKMRRTGTIVR
- a CDS encoding NADH-quinone oxidoreductase subunit A, with product MDDMLREYLPILVFLAVAIGLGLVLILAAVVLAVRNPDPEKVSAYECGFNAFDDARMKFDVRFYLVSILFIIFDLEIAFLFPWAVAFKDISMVGFWSMMVFLGVLTAGFAYEWKKGALEWQ
- a CDS encoding YHYH protein, whose product is MKHFSLLPMVLCLASPLYADAGGDRLHQIAHFFEDANVLNGPTLVPCTLSRGTETECFSITVKAEPKDYTPGPWCPTSVTDGAEKGGIWLKDGEVLDVDGAFITNLPTLFDDEDWQLFDPATGDVRVTDTKAACEAAARPDVDPEYNNYCVQCLPEYMAEDASMTYVIPLEPQDSWLTNSARSGSGIARNGIRLDGPAPVDAILDAHTIAPFDDCGGHVNTHVGYHYHAVTDCLGGAVADGEDAVHIGIAMDGYDILSHTLVDGTTPTDLDKCNGHVSEGVGYHYHAGAPGSNAILACLKAETGCSSENPDAVCDATARAPRP
- a CDS encoding crotonase/enoyl-CoA hydratase family protein, with protein sequence MFETIKIETDARGVATLTLAREDKHNAMSAQMLAELTQAAADLGADERVRVVVLTGAGKSFCAGGDLGWMRDQRDMDADTRSKETGKLATMLGALNTLPKPLIGKVQGNAFGGGVGMASVCDVAIGVDSLKMGLTETRLGIIPATIGPYVIARMGEGSARRVFMSGRLFGAFEAVELGLLARAVPADDLDAAVEAEVVPYLSCAPGAVAAAKKLALDLGGAATDEAVAMSIAALSARWETEEAAEGIGAFFDKRKAAWMV
- a CDS encoding hydroxymethylglutaryl-CoA lyase, with product MSLGPCEIFEVGPRDGLQNEAREIPVAEKVALIDKLSQAGFRRIECASFVSPKWVPQMAGSGEVMAAIKRVDGVRYAALTPNMKGYEAALEAQVDEIAVFGSASEGFSQKNINASIAESLERFAPVLEDARHRDIPVRGYVSCVVECPYDGAVAPAAVAEVADKLFAMGCYEISLGDTIGAGTPDSIARMLLAVRDVVPAGRLAGHYHDTHGRAMANIDASLSLGLRVFDAAVGGLGGCPYAPGAAGNVATEAVNAHLTALGYETGLDQAVLEKAAEMARAMRGE
- a CDS encoding glutathione S-transferase family protein, giving the protein MITLHHCPQTRSMRTLWLLNELDVEFQVRVYAFDRSLRDPAYLSLSPAGRVPALEIDGERMFETGAITEYLCERFSPDRMGRSVTSMDRMAWLVWVHFAETISQHTAALTQQHVALREDSMRSPIVMKLEAARVAKCYDALEARLSTPVENRDYLLTSGFSAADISCGQAVYMSRFFVTLDNHPAVAEWYERITERQSFKDALPIGDGIYEKDFYEPWPLD
- a CDS encoding acetyl/propionyl/methylcrotonyl-CoA carboxylase subunit alpha; protein product: MFDTILIANRGEIACRVMETAQGLGVRCVAVYSDADAGAKHVAMADAAIHIGGSAPSESYLRGDVIIQAALESGAQAIHPGYGFLSENPDFVEAVEAAGLVFIGPSASAIRAMGLKDAAKALMIKAGVPVVPGYHGADQDDALLAEEAGKIGYPVLIKAVAGGGGKGMRLVEEAKGFQAALDSARSEAKTAFGNADVLVEKFVAKPRHIEVQVFGDGSKAVHLFERDCSLQRRHQKVIEEAPAPGMTQKMRDAMGDAAVKAAEAIGYAGAGTVEFIVDGSDGLSADGFFFMEMNTRLQVEHPVTELITGVDLVEWQLRVAAGEALPAAQEDLSINGHAFEARLYAEDVPAGFLPATGTLTHLAFTPQTRADSGVRAGDTISPFYDPMIAKVIVHGPTRDVALARLRAALSGCQVGGTVTNLAFLGALAGHEGFGKGDVDTGLIARDIDALTSVPAVEPRHVALAGMAALGVLEVKADTGFTLWRALRRSVTLAWGGEEHLLKVRIMGQDQQVWSIGETEVVATRRGAQWIIDGQSAADVAVAGGVVTVFEGYGMAFDVIDPLARASGAQGDGNLVEAPMPGLVRTVDAKVGQAVAKGDRLAVLEAMKMEHALLAARDGVVAEVLATEGDQVEAGAALVRLEAEAEEAA
- a CDS encoding carboxyl transferase domain-containing protein; translation: MKLTSQALPSSEAYKANEAAHLDALAVVQEAAEAAALGGGEKSRARHESRGKMLPRERVANLLDPGSPFLEVGATAAHGLYDNAAPCAGVIAGIGRVQGQEVMVVCNDATVKGGTYFPMTVKKHLRAQEIAEANHLPCVYLVDSGGANLPQQDEVFPDRDHFGAIFYNQARMSAKGIPQIAVVMGSCTAGGAYVPAMSDVTIIVKEQGTIFLAGPPLVKAATGEVVSAEDLGGGDVHARLSGVADYLAEDDGHALALARRAVGQLNRAKPATVQWETPEEPAYDPAELLGVVPADLRTPYDIREVIARLVDGSRFDEFKARFGETLVTGFAHVKGCPVGIIGNNGVLFSEAAQKGAHFVELCSQRNIPLVFLQNITGFMVGRKYENEGIARHGAKMVTAVASTNVPKITMLVGGSFGAGNYGMAGRAYRPRFLWTWPNSRISVMGGPQAAGVLATVKRDAIERAGDTWSAEEEAKFKQPTIDMFEEQSHPLYASARLWDDGIIDPRKSRDVLSLSLSASLNAPIEETKFGVFRM